The following coding sequences lie in one Nitrospirota bacterium genomic window:
- the sucC gene encoding ADP-forming succinate--CoA ligase subunit beta: MKIHEYQAKELFRQHHISVPEGYLATSPDEASASAERLGKFPVVVKAQIHAGGRGKGGGVKLARSLDEVKSAAEAILGRPLVTPQTGPEGKKVRKLLVEQGLDIQQELYLSIIPDRSTAKIMIIASRAGGMDIEEVAATQPEKIIRVLINPLTGLAPAHCREITAGLNLPDSLAHKFSSLIENLYGLFIETDCSLLEINPLVITTQGNLIALDAKMDIDDNALFRQKNILNYRDTEEEDPLELEASKFNLNYINLDGNVGNMVNGAGLAMATMDLIKSAGASPANFLDVGGGANEEMVENGFRIILSDRNVKVILINIFGGILRCDVLAEGVVQAAKKTGITVPVVIRMQGTNVEKGREILAASGLNLITAEDLNAAAGKIAEIVGT; this comes from the coding sequence ATGAAGATCCACGAATATCAGGCAAAGGAACTGTTTCGTCAGCATCACATTTCTGTTCCTGAGGGCTATCTTGCCACAAGCCCTGATGAAGCCTCTGCTTCTGCCGAAAGGCTCGGCAAATTCCCCGTTGTAGTCAAGGCACAAATTCATGCAGGCGGCCGCGGCAAAGGCGGCGGTGTTAAACTTGCCAGGAGTCTTGATGAGGTGAAGAGCGCGGCTGAGGCAATATTAGGCAGACCGCTTGTGACGCCCCAGACCGGGCCCGAGGGCAAGAAGGTCAGGAAACTTCTGGTGGAGCAGGGGCTTGATATCCAACAGGAACTATATCTCTCGATCATCCCGGACAGGTCTACGGCAAAGATCATGATCATTGCAAGCCGGGCAGGCGGAATGGATATCGAAGAGGTTGCAGCTACGCAGCCCGAAAAGATAATCAGGGTCCTGATTAATCCGCTCACCGGACTCGCCCCCGCCCATTGCAGAGAAATCACGGCCGGTCTTAATCTGCCTGATTCGCTTGCCCATAAGTTTTCCTCGCTGATCGAAAATCTGTATGGACTTTTTATCGAAACCGACTGTTCTTTGCTTGAGATCAATCCGCTGGTGATTACCACTCAAGGGAATCTGATCGCACTGGATGCAAAAATGGATATCGATGATAATGCCCTGTTCCGGCAGAAGAATATCCTGAACTACCGGGACACTGAAGAAGAAGACCCTCTCGAACTTGAGGCCTCGAAATTCAACCTCAATTACATCAATCTGGATGGAAATGTCGGCAATATGGTCAACGGTGCCGGGCTTGCAATGGCCACCATGGATCTGATCAAGAGTGCCGGTGCATCGCCTGCGAATTTTCTTGATGTCGGCGGCGGAGCAAATGAGGAGATGGTCGAAAACGGTTTCCGTATCATTTTGAGCGACCGTAATGTCAAAGTAATTCTGATCAATATTTTCGGCGGGATTCTCCGGTGCGATGTCCTGGCTGAAGGGGTTGTCCAGGCAGCCAAAAAGACCGGAATCACGGTGCCGGTTGTGATCCGGATGCAAGGGACGAATGTAGAGAAGGGCAGAGAAATTCTTGCAGCCTCAGGCCTGAATCTTATTACCGCAGAGGACCTGAACGCTGCAGCAGGAAAGATTGCGGAGATCGTCGGAACATGA
- a CDS encoding electron transfer flavoprotein subunit beta/FixA family protein translates to MRIVVCIKQVPDSAEVRINPETNTLIRDGVPTISNPYDVHALEAGLQIREMIGGKVTVLTMGPPQAETALREAISMGADEAVLLTDRAFAGSDTWATAYTLSKAIEQIGADVILCGKQAIDGDTAQVGPEMAEFMDMPHISYIRKIVDVAADKLVVQRLMDDGYDVVESSLPVLLTVVKELNVPRLPSLKGKMAAKKAEIRKMSAADLGADEKNLGLNGSPTQVKNIFAPEAKTDRTMLEGTSEEKIDTLVKELVRLKCI, encoded by the coding sequence ATGAGGATAGTTGTCTGTATTAAACAGGTGCCTGACAGCGCTGAGGTCAGGATCAACCCGGAGACGAACACGCTGATCAGGGACGGCGTTCCGACGATTAGTAATCCCTATGACGTGCATGCCCTTGAGGCCGGTCTTCAGATCAGGGAGATGATCGGCGGCAAAGTCACGGTCCTTACCATGGGACCGCCGCAGGCAGAGACAGCGCTGCGCGAGGCCATTTCGATGGGGGCTGACGAGGCAGTGCTGCTTACGGACAGGGCGTTTGCCGGCTCAGACACCTGGGCGACAGCCTATACACTCTCAAAAGCGATTGAACAGATCGGTGCCGATGTGATCCTCTGCGGCAAGCAGGCGATTGACGGAGACACTGCTCAGGTCGGCCCGGAAATGGCTGAGTTCATGGATATGCCCCATATTTCCTATATCCGCAAGATCGTTGATGTGGCTGCTGACAAGCTGGTTGTGCAGAGACTGATGGATGACGGCTATGACGTTGTCGAATCATCGCTGCCGGTGCTCCTGACTGTGGTGAAGGAACTGAATGTGCCGAGACTGCCTTCGCTGAAAGGCAAGATGGCTGCGAAGAAGGCCGAGATCAGAAAAATGTCTGCTGCTGATTTAGGGGCTGATGAGAAAAACCTCGGACTGAACGGGTCGCCGACACAGGTGAAGAACATCTTTGCGCCTGAGGCAAAAACGGACCGGACCATGCTGGAAGGCACCTCTGAGGAAAAAATAGATACTCTGGTAAAGGAACTGGTGAGATTGAAATGTATATAA
- a CDS encoding copper resistance protein CopC encodes MPCRSLIYAVISVLVLAALPRASYGHAFPDHAEPRVGSTISAAPSQVRIWFTAALEPAFSTIIVQNAASKKVDKGDGRVNPADPTLLETSLPTLSSGTYKVIWNVAARDGHRTIGDFTFVIK; translated from the coding sequence ATGCCCTGCCGGAGTCTGATATACGCAGTCATATCTGTCCTTGTCCTGGCAGCATTGCCTCGCGCTTCCTACGGCCATGCGTTCCCTGATCACGCTGAACCGCGCGTCGGTTCAACTATTTCGGCGGCACCAAGCCAGGTCCGTATCTGGTTTACCGCAGCATTGGAGCCGGCCTTCTCAACGATCATTGTGCAGAATGCTGCGTCGAAAAAGGTGGACAAGGGAGACGGCAGGGTAAATCCCGCCGATCCTACCCTGCTCGAAACCAGCCTGCCCACTCTTTCATCGGGGACCTACAAAGTGATCTGGAATGTTGCCGCCCGTGACGGCCACAGGACCATCGGTGACTTCACCTTTGTAATTAAATGA
- the bla gene encoding class A beta-lactamase, which produces MNNPSFTRRDFLISVASALATIPVLSAASSEGEPSSVADIEARVGGRVGVFAVDTGSGKVLAHRPDERFAMCSTFKWVLAAAVLAQIERKLLSLDERVLYGQADLLAYAPVTSKHAAEGFMTVSDLTRAAIVVSDNTAANLLLSKLGGPSVITEFARSCGDAVTRLDRNEPTLNANEAGDIRDTTSPRAMATLMSKVLCGDRLSSASRDLLLQWLRDCETGHDRLRAKLPKGWLVGDKTGTGEHGAVNDVAIAIPPGRSPILIAAFLSEGRADRPALVAAHASISRLVTHQFA; this is translated from the coding sequence ATGAATAATCCATCCTTCACGAGAAGAGACTTTTTGATCTCCGTTGCCAGCGCTCTAGCAACGATACCTGTCTTGTCTGCCGCAAGCTCTGAAGGCGAGCCTTCTTCCGTCGCCGATATTGAGGCGAGGGTGGGCGGGCGAGTAGGCGTTTTTGCGGTGGATACGGGAAGCGGCAAGGTATTGGCGCACAGGCCGGATGAACGCTTTGCGATGTGCTCGACATTTAAGTGGGTGCTTGCAGCAGCCGTTCTTGCACAGATAGAACGTAAGTTGTTGTCACTCGACGAACGTGTTTTGTACGGACAGGCTGATCTTCTGGCCTATGCCCCTGTCACCAGCAAGCATGCTGCCGAAGGCTTCATGACCGTGAGCGATTTGACCCGTGCTGCGATTGTGGTCAGTGATAATACGGCTGCAAATCTACTGCTTTCCAAATTAGGCGGTCCATCTGTTATTACAGAGTTTGCTCGGTCGTGCGGTGATGCTGTAACACGTCTCGACAGAAACGAGCCCACGCTCAATGCCAACGAGGCAGGCGATATCCGCGACACAACCTCACCTCGGGCGATGGCTACATTAATGAGTAAGGTTCTGTGCGGAGATCGCCTTTCATCTGCATCCCGCGATCTTCTGTTGCAATGGTTGCGCGACTGCGAAACGGGCCATGATCGTTTGCGCGCGAAGCTGCCCAAGGGTTGGCTGGTGGGCGACAAGACCGGCACCGGCGAACATGGAGCAGTTAACGATGTAGCAATCGCCATTCCCCCTGGTCGTTCTCCCATCCTTATTGCGGCCTTTCTAAGTGAAGGAAGGGCGGACCGCCCGGCTTTGGTCGCCGCGCACGCCAGTATCAGTCGCCTGGTAACACATCAGTTCGCATGA
- a CDS encoding DinB family protein has translation MSEQNGKQLAQLLNSRMQEIRMLCEGLSEETASKSPAGRWSPKEIISHLIGPEGGSFLPLLRLALVQEAPRLDIEAENPFFTNSRAAMSMKELLSLCEKEYRDIADFLEGLSDDQLKRELYVPLFKDLPLTDHPSLAVFISGVGGYHMEFHINHMKEILKELGAPDASV, from the coding sequence ATGTCAGAACAGAATGGTAAGCAGCTGGCTCAACTGTTAAACAGCAGGATGCAGGAGATCAGGATGCTTTGCGAAGGACTGAGCGAGGAGACCGCCTCGAAGTCGCCTGCAGGCAGATGGTCGCCCAAGGAGATCATCTCACATCTCATCGGCCCTGAGGGCGGCAGTTTTCTGCCCCTGCTCAGGCTCGCACTTGTGCAGGAAGCGCCAAGGCTGGACATCGAGGCAGAAAACCCGTTCTTTACTAACAGTCGTGCCGCGATGAGCATGAAGGAACTTTTGTCGCTCTGTGAAAAGGAATACCGCGATATCGCTGATTTTCTTGAAGGCCTCTCAGACGATCAGCTTAAGCGGGAGCTCTATGTCCCCCTGTTTAAGGACTTGCCGCTTACCGATCACCCATCGCTGGCAGTCTTCATTTCGGGAGTGGGCGGTTACCATATGGAGTTTCATATTAACCATATGAAGGAGATCCTCAAAGAGCTCGGGGCTCCTGACGCCTCTGTTTAA
- a CDS encoding 4Fe-4S binding protein: MYIKVNRQLCTGCEACVQSCPYDAIVIKEDKAEITEMCQLCRACMSVCPEGAISEVKEASDTKETAQGKGVWVFAEQREGKVAGVSLELLGAGRGLAEKLGTELSAVLFGGTDHDAKELVRWGADKVFHCDEAGFQAFNDEPYAALLSKLITEQKPEIVLTGATPIGRSFFPRVAAKLRAGLTADCTSLEIDPETKNLLQVRPAFGGNIMATIFCPHARPQMATVRPRVMKRGTYDEARNGEVVKVSAKGISSRTKVIETVKEVSELAINLQDANIIVAGGRGMGNEKGFQLLHDLSDVLGASVAASRAAVDEGWIPYRHQVGQTGKTVSPKLYIACGISGAVQHLVGMQSSDVIIAINKNPDAPIFNVATYGIVGDANEIVPMLTKKIRELKG, from the coding sequence ATGTATATAAAAGTTAACAGGCAATTATGCACCGGCTGTGAGGCATGCGTTCAGTCATGCCCCTACGATGCCATTGTGATAAAAGAAGACAAGGCAGAGATTACCGAAATGTGCCAGCTCTGCAGGGCCTGCATGAGCGTCTGTCCTGAGGGAGCCATCTCTGAGGTCAAAGAGGCATCAGATACAAAGGAGACAGCGCAGGGCAAAGGCGTATGGGTATTTGCCGAGCAGCGTGAAGGCAAGGTCGCCGGCGTTTCTCTTGAACTTTTGGGTGCAGGCAGAGGTCTCGCCGAAAAGCTCGGGACCGAACTTAGTGCTGTGCTCTTTGGAGGTACAGACCATGATGCAAAGGAACTCGTGCGCTGGGGTGCTGACAAGGTGTTTCACTGTGACGAGGCCGGGTTTCAGGCCTTTAATGACGAGCCGTATGCAGCGCTCCTTTCAAAGCTGATCACAGAGCAGAAGCCCGAGATCGTGCTGACCGGCGCAACACCGATCGGCCGGTCGTTCTTTCCGAGGGTTGCGGCAAAGCTGAGGGCAGGACTGACTGCAGACTGCACATCCCTTGAGATCGATCCTGAGACAAAGAACCTGCTGCAGGTCAGACCGGCATTTGGCGGCAATATCATGGCAACGATCTTTTGCCCCCACGCCCGGCCCCAGATGGCAACCGTCAGACCGCGCGTGATGAAGAGAGGGACCTATGATGAAGCACGCAACGGCGAGGTCGTCAAGGTCAGTGCAAAGGGCATATCTTCCCGCACAAAAGTGATCGAGACCGTGAAAGAGGTCTCTGAACTTGCGATCAACCTTCAGGATGCCAATATTATCGTTGCAGGCGGCAGGGGAATGGGAAATGAAAAAGGTTTCCAGCTTCTGCATGACCTCTCTGATGTGCTCGGCGCGTCAGTTGCAGCCTCACGGGCTGCTGTGGATGAAGGCTGGATACCTTACCGCCATCAGGTGGGCCAGACCGGCAAGACCGTGAGTCCGAAGCTGTACATTGCCTGTGGCATCTCAGGAGCAGTTCAGCATCTGGTCGGCATGCAGTCCTCTGATGTGATCATTGCGATTAACAAGAACCCGGACGCTCCGATTTTCAATGTGGCAACCTACGGCATTGTGGGTGACGCCAATGAGATCGTGCCGATGCTTACCAAAAAAATCAGGGAATTAAAAGGGTAA
- a CDS encoding cytochrome-c peroxidase, producing the protein MKRISGISFPRAVRYSVLLAAGLLVMCCIAAMASADQKDIKGIHAWSGEELRILRSLSLSSLPPLPNDPSNKYADDPLAIELGKILFFDKMFSANGKVSCATCHIPEQSFTDTLPLGKGMGTTTRRTMPLIGNAYNAWFFWDGRKDSLWSQAIGPIESPVEHGFTRSMCAHLIGDKYKREYEGIFGKLPRMDHKSCPPKASPGTGNPAALKTWKAMKPEDRESVNRIYTNIGKAIAAFVRQILPQSAPFDQYVDAVAKNDLKAAEKMMNSNAVDGLRLFIGKAKCTNCHMGPLFTNSSFHHIGVGDAKDRGRAEGIDKVLGDEFNCFGKYSDAKPEECSELRFIDTNKAKYVGAFKTPSLRNVAERPPYMHTGQMKTLSEVLSFYRQSGSRELEHDGLTDDELVRIEAFLKTLSAPLQYPQF; encoded by the coding sequence GTGAAAAGGATATCTGGGATCTCTTTTCCCAGGGCTGTCAGATACAGTGTGTTGCTGGCTGCCGGATTGTTGGTGATGTGCTGCATCGCAGCAATGGCGTCAGCTGATCAGAAAGATATTAAAGGGATACATGCATGGAGCGGAGAAGAGTTAAGAATTCTCCGCTCCCTTTCACTTTCTTCCCTTCCCCCGCTCCCAAACGACCCGTCCAATAAGTATGCAGACGATCCATTGGCAATAGAGCTCGGCAAGATACTCTTTTTCGATAAAATGTTCAGCGCCAACGGCAAGGTCTCCTGCGCAACCTGTCATATCCCGGAGCAGAGTTTTACCGATACACTCCCTCTTGGCAAGGGCATGGGCACGACCACGAGGCGGACCATGCCTCTGATCGGCAATGCGTACAATGCATGGTTTTTCTGGGACGGCAGAAAGGACAGCCTCTGGTCACAGGCAATAGGGCCGATCGAGAGCCCTGTGGAACACGGCTTTACCCGTTCAATGTGCGCGCATCTGATTGGAGACAAGTATAAGAGGGAATATGAGGGAATCTTCGGGAAATTACCGAGGATGGATCATAAGAGCTGCCCTCCAAAGGCAAGCCCCGGAACAGGAAATCCTGCTGCGCTGAAGACATGGAAGGCAATGAAGCCAGAGGACAGGGAGAGCGTAAACAGGATCTATACCAATATCGGTAAGGCCATAGCTGCCTTTGTGCGCCAGATACTGCCCCAGTCAGCGCCTTTTGACCAATATGTTGATGCTGTGGCGAAGAACGACCTTAAAGCTGCAGAGAAGATGATGAACAGTAATGCGGTTGATGGTCTGAGGCTTTTTATCGGCAAGGCAAAATGCACGAACTGCCACATGGGCCCGCTTTTTACGAACAGCAGTTTTCATCATATAGGTGTCGGTGACGCCAAAGACAGAGGCAGGGCAGAGGGCATTGACAAGGTACTTGGTGATGAATTCAACTGTTTTGGAAAATACAGCGATGCCAAACCTGAAGAATGTTCAGAGTTGAGATTCATCGACACGAATAAGGCTAAATACGTTGGTGCATTCAAGACACCTTCACTGCGGAATGTTGCAGAGCGGCCGCCCTACATGCATACCGGCCAAATGAAGACCCTGTCCGAAGTCCTGAGCTTTTACCGGCAAAGTGGAAGCAGGGAGCTTGAGCATGATGGTTTGACTGATGATGAGCTTGTCAGGATCGAAGCCTTTTTGAAGACGCTGAGCGCGCCCCTGCAATATCCCCAGTTTTAA
- a CDS encoding FixH family protein, which yields MFRKIGVILIAVLFLGSMAVMPVVDQLYAADSKSAVKGCDCGKDCKCEHCKSGKGECSCKSKGNGKGCNCAADAKGGCQCGKDCMCEHCKTGKGTCSCKGGGKGGCQCGKSCNCGHCAGGADSSAQKPTSDADYAKSMKSKAGTFNASYTSDPEAIAPNKLIIWKLKVETADGKAVKDAEITLSGDMPEHGHGLPTQPKVTKNYGDGTYMVEGIKFSMTGWWTMTFTIKAGGKTDTVTFNLQLK from the coding sequence ATGTTCAGAAAAATCGGAGTAATTCTCATTGCAGTACTGTTTCTTGGTTCCATGGCAGTGATGCCTGTTGTTGATCAGCTCTATGCTGCAGATAGTAAATCTGCAGTAAAAGGCTGCGACTGTGGTAAAGACTGCAAGTGCGAGCATTGCAAGAGCGGCAAAGGTGAATGCTCATGCAAAAGCAAGGGCAACGGCAAGGGATGCAACTGTGCGGCTGATGCCAAGGGCGGCTGCCAGTGCGGCAAGGACTGCATGTGTGAACATTGCAAGACCGGCAAGGGCACATGCTCGTGCAAGGGTGGCGGCAAGGGCGGATGCCAATGCGGCAAAAGTTGCAACTGTGGACATTGCGCAGGCGGCGCTGATTCATCTGCTCAGAAGCCGACCTCAGATGCAGATTATGCAAAGAGTATGAAGTCAAAGGCCGGCACTTTTAATGCCTCATATACGAGCGATCCCGAGGCGATTGCTCCCAACAAGCTTATTATCTGGAAGCTGAAAGTAGAGACCGCTGACGGCAAGGCAGTGAAGGATGCCGAGATTACATTATCAGGGGATATGCCGGAACATGGCCACGGATTGCCGACCCAGCCCAAGGTTACGAAGAATTACGGCGACGGCACCTATATGGTTGAAGGCATCAAGTTCAGCATGACCGGCTGGTGGACCATGACATTTACGATCAAGGCCGGCGGAAAGACAGATACCGTTACATTCAATCTTCAGTTGAAGTAG
- a CDS encoding sigma-70 family RNA polymerase sigma factor: protein MTDINLRHKDEDRELVALCLKGDVDAFEILVRNYQKKMFNIAYRITGSLEDASEVVQDAFFSAHKNLKDFQQKSRFSTWLYSITVNTAKNRLAQTVTRRAHEPLSCDDPLYPDSNQKSIDPPSDDPSALDCLIRKDQQKGVQECLNGLEQDFREVLILRDIQGFAYTEIADMLSLAEGTVKSRLFRARDAIKGCLKKLLGDW, encoded by the coding sequence ATGACGGACATTAACCTGAGACATAAAGACGAGGACCGGGAGCTCGTGGCCCTCTGCCTGAAGGGTGATGTTGACGCATTTGAAATATTAGTGAGGAACTATCAGAAAAAAATGTTCAACATTGCATACCGCATAACAGGCAGCTTGGAAGATGCCTCTGAAGTCGTTCAGGACGCCTTTTTCTCTGCCCATAAAAACCTGAAAGACTTTCAGCAGAAGTCGCGTTTCTCTACGTGGCTGTACAGCATAACCGTAAACACCGCAAAGAACAGACTGGCTCAAACTGTTACAAGAAGGGCCCACGAGCCCCTTTCCTGTGACGACCCCCTTTACCCTGACAGCAATCAAAAGAGTATTGACCCCCCATCAGATGATCCTTCTGCACTGGACTGCCTGATAAGGAAGGACCAACAAAAGGGCGTACAGGAATGCCTCAACGGTCTTGAGCAGGATTTCAGGGAGGTGCTCATTTTGAGAGACATTCAGGGTTTTGCATACACAGAGATAGCTGATATGCTGTCCCTCGCAGAAGGCACCGTTAAATCAAGGCTCTTCAGGGCCCGCGATGCTATCAAGGGCTGTCTGAAAAAACTGCTGGGAGATTGGTAA
- the fabD gene encoding ACP S-malonyltransferase, producing the protein MFPGQGSQAVGMGADLFDRYPDLVAEADLILGYSIKELCLLNPDDKLKQTDYTQPALYVVDILSYLAKVEVEGLRPDFVIGHSLGEYAALYAAGAFDFGIGLRLVQKRGALMNAATGGGMAAILGMTGDAVATALAELGAGSIDVANFNSPGQTVISGPKADIEAVAPQMKEKGAKRAVILPVSGAFHSRYMKPAAEEFETFLGGFSFNSLNIPCIANCSAQPYSDDSISLNLVKQIYSSVRWVETIKGLRAQGADTFIEVGPGTVLAGLARQID; encoded by the coding sequence ATGTTCCCAGGTCAGGGTTCCCAGGCAGTTGGTATGGGTGCTGATCTTTTCGATCGTTATCCTGATCTGGTCGCAGAGGCGGATTTAATCCTCGGTTACTCGATCAAGGAACTCTGTCTTCTGAATCCTGACGATAAGCTCAAACAGACGGACTACACCCAGCCGGCGCTGTACGTCGTAGATATCCTGAGCTATCTGGCCAAGGTCGAAGTTGAGGGGCTTAGGCCGGATTTTGTGATCGGCCACAGTCTGGGCGAGTATGCTGCCCTGTATGCTGCAGGAGCCTTTGATTTTGGCATTGGCCTCAGGCTGGTCCAGAAGCGCGGCGCACTGATGAACGCAGCAACCGGCGGAGGCATGGCAGCCATATTAGGCATGACGGGAGACGCTGTTGCCACGGCCTTGGCCGAGCTCGGTGCAGGCAGTATTGATGTTGCCAATTTTAATTCCCCGGGCCAGACCGTAATCTCCGGTCCCAAGGCAGACATTGAGGCCGTTGCACCTCAGATGAAGGAAAAGGGGGCCAAGAGGGCGGTTATACTCCCTGTCAGCGGCGCCTTTCACAGTCGCTATATGAAACCGGCAGCAGAAGAGTTCGAGACATTTCTAGGCGGATTCAGCTTTAACAGCCTGAACATTCCCTGCATTGCCAACTGCAGTGCCCAGCCGTACTCGGATGACTCTATTTCCTTGAATCTGGTTAAGCAGATCTACAGCAGTGTGAGGTGGGTTGAGACAATCAAAGGCCTTCGTGCGCAGGGTGCCGACACGTTTATCGAGGTTGGCCCGGGAACTGTCCTTGCCGGCCTTGCCCGCCAGATCGATTAA
- a CDS encoding GGDEF domain-containing protein, with protein MGNLMPATPRLLDQLADLTSIRDLELLEFSLMKTLHSFFRPKGISMIKLDMKYRPRMEIVFGESKCTIRLEQISLPEATRMAIEHLVASEARQYILRDGDDRLIIYNIIETRSARTFLLITTKDELSKMDSHMVSGVLQVYRNFCDLLRYAQTDLLTGLANRKTFDECIMKIYELIPTEADEFPDDRRDNKAMSYWLAMIDIDHFKAVNDRFGHLYGDEVLVLMAQVLKSVFREDDMLFRFGGEEFVVILRCPDKEGCKIALERLRRTVEEREFPQVGTVTISIGATRIDRSIFAMTLIDYADQALYHSKNRGRNQIAMFDDLIALGLASVKEIESGDITLF; from the coding sequence ATGGGAAATCTTATGCCCGCAACACCACGGCTTCTTGATCAACTGGCAGATCTTACCTCCATAAGGGACCTCGAACTGCTTGAGTTCAGCCTGATGAAGACCTTGCACAGTTTTTTCAGACCCAAGGGAATAAGCATGATAAAGTTGGACATGAAATATCGGCCTCGGATGGAAATAGTCTTTGGAGAAAGCAAGTGCACTATCAGGCTTGAACAGATCTCCTTACCTGAGGCCACAAGGATGGCAATTGAGCATCTGGTTGCAAGCGAGGCGCGGCAATATATACTCAGGGATGGAGATGATCGCCTGATCATATACAATATTATCGAAACTCGCTCTGCTCGGACATTTTTGCTTATTACCACAAAGGATGAACTGAGCAAGATGGACTCGCATATGGTCTCCGGTGTGCTGCAGGTTTATCGAAACTTTTGTGATCTTTTGAGATACGCCCAGACTGACCTCCTGACCGGTCTTGCCAACAGAAAAACCTTTGATGAATGCATCATGAAGATTTATGAACTCATACCCACTGAAGCCGATGAATTCCCTGATGACCGGCGGGACAACAAAGCGATGAGTTACTGGCTTGCAATGATTGATATTGACCACTTCAAGGCAGTCAACGACAGGTTCGGGCACCTTTATGGAGACGAGGTGCTCGTCTTGATGGCGCAGGTGCTCAAGTCTGTATTCAGGGAAGACGACATGCTCTTTCGTTTTGGAGGAGAGGAATTTGTCGTGATACTCCGCTGTCCTGACAAGGAAGGCTGTAAAATAGCACTGGAGCGGCTGAGAAGGACCGTGGAGGAGCGAGAGTTTCCGCAGGTAGGAACGGTAACGATAAGCATCGGGGCAACCAGAATCGATCGAAGCATATTTGCCATGACGCTTATTGACTATGCAGACCAGGCCCTCTATCACAGCAAAAACAGGGGCCGCAACCAAATTGCGATGTTTGATGATCTGATTGCATTGGGCCTTGCCTCTGTGAAGGAAATTGAGTCTGGAGATATAACACTTTTCTGA
- a CDS encoding zf-HC2 domain-containing protein, with translation MDCGDARKIINEYIDGNSPSGQQALIEEHLRSCRDCAAYAADIKKTIETLHTLDEIEPPAWLTAKVMNKIRAEARPKKGWREWLFFPLHIKLPLEAFAAILITVAAVFIYKSMGPELRQMEIQPQAPVVKSMPAEPEKELQKPEIQKKSIQQPQRLEEEAKHKDNAAKTETRELSTLKEEKPVEQQAPAPITSAIPAPASSFAPAPAPPSAMRRAETGKAAGMASRDEAMQRVAPAAPRSELSAEKKAAVLTTITLAVRELDTAKKEIEAYIAKSHGELKVSEESESRIILTIKLDPSKNPNFLAHLGSLGRIKEDLRVLSLQGGLFKLIIEEASSGRGFPR, from the coding sequence ATGGACTGCGGCGATGCCAGGAAAATAATTAATGAGTATATTGATGGCAACAGCCCTTCCGGACAGCAGGCTTTGATCGAAGAGCACCTCCGGTCATGCAGGGACTGCGCAGCGTATGCAGCTGATATTAAAAAGACGATCGAAACACTTCATACACTGGATGAGATTGAGCCGCCCGCATGGCTGACCGCAAAGGTGATGAATAAAATCCGGGCAGAGGCAAGACCGAAGAAGGGATGGAGAGAATGGCTCTTTTTCCCGCTTCATATCAAACTGCCGCTTGAGGCATTTGCGGCAATACTGATAACCGTGGCTGCCGTCTTTATCTATAAGAGCATGGGGCCTGAGCTTAGGCAAATGGAGATCCAACCTCAGGCTCCTGTTGTAAAAAGCATGCCTGCTGAGCCGGAAAAAGAGCTGCAGAAGCCTGAGATACAGAAAAAAAGCATACAGCAGCCGCAGCGTCTTGAGGAAGAAGCGAAACACAAAGACAACGCCGCTAAGACTGAGACGCGTGAGCTCTCTACCCTGAAAGAAGAAAAGCCCGTTGAACAGCAAGCTCCTGCTCCGATCACCTCTGCTATTCCTGCCCCTGCTTCCTCTTTTGCGCCGGCTCCAGCCCCGCCATCTGCAATGCGGCGTGCCGAAACAGGCAAGGCAGCAGGAATGGCATCCAGAGATGAGGCGATGCAAAGGGTTGCGCCAGCAGCACCGCGTTCTGAACTCTCGGCAGAGAAGAAGGCAGCCGTTCTTACCACTATTACCTTAGCGGTCAGAGAGTTGGATACTGCGAAAAAAGAGATCGAGGCATACATTGCCAAAAGCCATGGAGAATTGAAGGTTAGCGAAGAGTCTGAGTCCCGTATCATCCTTACAATAAAGCTCGATCCTTCAAAAAACCCCAACTTCCTTGCGCACCTGGGCAGCCTCGGCAGAATAAAAGAAGACCTCAGGGTCTTATCGCTGCAGGGCGGATTATTTAAACTAATCATTGAAGAAGCATCGTCAGGGAGAGGATTCCCCCGGTAA